The Actinomycetota bacterium sequence GTGTGGAGCGAGTCGCCGACCGAGCCTACGAACCCGTTGCTGTCGTAGGTGATGGTGCTGCTTCTTTGTTGGGTCCCGGAACCTTGCGTCGTTCCCATTAGCCGCCCGCGCGTGTCGTAGTTGAATCCGACGGCTGCGACGCCGGGTGCCTCCACCGAAGCTACATGGCCCTTGGCATCCAGGTTGACGGTCCCGACGCGACCCTCGGGGGAGGTGGTAGTGATCGTCCTCGCGTCGGCGTCGAACGCCTTGGTGAAGGTCTTTTCGTTCGATGTGATGGCGTCGACCTGTGTAGAGAGCGACATCAGGTTTGCAGGGTCATCGAGGGTGATCGTTCGCGTCGCCGTCGAGGTCACCTTCTTTCCTGCCGGGGTAGTAACGATCATCTTGTTAAGGATCGGACTCTTCATGCCCCAGCGTGGGTCTGGTCCGAGTGTCGACTCCACGACGGTTCCGTCGGGCTGCGTCAGCGTGATAGATCTAGCGTCCGCAGTGGTCACCGCCGTCGAAGTGGTGCCATTTGGGTAGGTAACGACGCGGCGCCCGCCTCCATCTGAGTTCTTGACCACGCGGTAAGTTGTCGTGCGACCACCTGCGGTGGAAACAGAGACGGTGTAGTCGCGCTGCGTTCCCGTACGTGACAACGACGTCAGTGCGGGTCCTGGAGGATCATCTACAGTCAATCTCCCGACCTCCGAGAACGAGAACGCGTGGGCGTTTCCGTTCTCATCTGTGAAGCTCGCCAGCAGACCTGACGCCGAGTGCGTGGTCAATACGGAGTTGCCGACTGGATCCGTGATGGAGGAGAGATAACCGTTCTGGTCAACCGCCAAGAGCGTCCTTTGTCCGTATGGAGAAACGATGGCTGTGGGAGTTCCAGCGTCGTTTCTCTCGATCGTTGTCGTGTTCTCATCCACATCAGTCACCGCGGCGAGTAGACCTGTCGGGTCGTATTCGAAGCGGTAGAGCACCACGTTGGTCAGAGCGTCGTGAGTGCGAAGGTGGCGGCCGCGGCCGTCGAACACGAAGACCTGCGATCCGTCCTTCGAGGGAACGATCTGTTCTCCTGTGACAAAAGAAGGGGGCGGTGTCCCCACTCGTCGAACTACCGCTCGTCCGTCGGCGATGTAAAGAGTGCCGTCGTGCGACGCGCCGAGACCTTCGACGAGATCCAGGTCTGCCTCGGTAGCGAGACCACCATCGCCATCAGCACAGCACACGCCTCCCGCTGCAGCGGTGATGGTTCCGTCCGCAGTTATCACCCGCACCCTGTCTCCATCGGACGCGTAGACCGATCCATCAGCTCCGAGCGCCACTTCGGAAGGGTCAAGCTTGGCATCGGTTGCAGGCCCTCCATCGCCACTGGTTCCGCAGCATCCGCTACCGGCGAATGTCTCGATGATTCCCGACGGATTGATCCTTCGAAGCCTGTAATCGTCAGCCACGTAGATGGATCCGTCTCTGGACACGTCGATCCCCTTGATCCCGCCAAGCTGAGCGTCCGTTGCCGGACCTCCGTCCCCGCTGTATCCGCTCGTCCCGCTCCCCGCGACGGTGGTGATAAGCCCACTCCCCGGGTCGACCTGACGGATCCGGTAATTACCCTGATCCGAGATGATCAAGGCTCCACGATCATCAACAGCTATGCCGGCGATCCAGCTGAGAGCCGTCTCCGTGGCGGGAACACCGTCGCCCTCGAATCCCCAGTTGCCGTTACCCGCAACTGTGCTGATGATCCCGTCTGAGCTGATCTTCCGGACGACATTGTTGGACCGGTCGGCGACGTACAGCGACCCATCTGCGGCGACATCGAGCGCTCCGGGAAAGCACAACGTCGCGTCGATGGCGGGGCCACCGTCTCCCGTGTAATCGCACCAGCCGGTTCCCGCGAACTTAGTCACGACTCCCTTAGAGACTCTGAACACGGCGTGCTCTTCCTCGTCGGATACATAGCGTGATCCATCCGGACCCACGGCAATGTCGACCGCCTCCTGCATCGGGCCGTTTCCTGCGGAACCCCCGTCGCCGTAATAGGAGTGATCACCGGTACCTGCGACGGTCGTCATCCGTCCGGTGCTGTCGACTCGTCGCACACGTGCGGATGAGTCGGCGGCTACGTATATAGATCCGCCTGGACCAACAGCGACATCTCCGTTGTAGATGAAAGCGCGAGACGAGGTAGCAGCCGCACCTTCGTTGTAGGGCGCACGCGGGGAGCCGGAAACCCGGTACATCCTTCCGTCTGGAGCCACGCGAACAAGCTGCCCGTGATAGGTGATGTACGCGGTGCCATCTGCGGCGACGTCGACCCCTACGGGTCGCTCGATGGGACTTAGCTGCGCAAGAGCGCCGTCGTTCCACGTGCCACTGGTCTTACCAGTTCCGGCGAACTGGGGACTAGCTATGGAACCGTCTGCGTGGATCTTCCAGACGCGGTGATACCCAGCGTCCGCGACCAGCAGCTCGCCGCCAGGAAGGAATGCGAGGCCTACCGGTTCCAAGAGCTGGGCCTGGCAACAACCGTTGAATCCGCCGGCGAACGTTTGTATGGTCCCGTCGCTGTTCACGCGGCGGATCCGATTGTTCGACGTGTCGGAGATGTAGAGGCGTCCGGCGGTGTCGAGGGCTAATCCCCTTGGGCTCGACAGTTTGGCGTCTTGCGCTGGTCCACCATTGCCCTCAAAGCCAGCCGTTCCCGTTCCGGCGAAGGTAGAGATGTCACCGGAGGGGGCGATCCTTCTTATGCGGTTGTTGCCGGTGTCGGCGACATAGATAGAGCCGTCTTCAGAAACGACGACGTCGTACGGACTGGAGAGCCGCGCGGCAATGGCGGGACCTCCGTCTCCTCCGAACCCCTTCGTGCCGTTCCCGGCCACGGTGGTGATCGTCCCGTCCGGTGCCACCTTCCGGATGCGGTCGTTCACTCGGTCGGCTATGTAGATGCTTCCGTCAGGGCCGACGTCGAGCCCTTGAGGACCATTGAGAGCTGCTCCGTGCGGGAAGGCCCTGTCGATCGTCGTGCCGGAGGCGAGCCTGGAGGATTGGCGTTCGCCGCTTCCCAAGTACACGACCGACGTCCCCGGATCAAAAGCATGATGAACATCAAGCGTCCACCCACCGAGACCCTGTCCGCGCGCGTCCCAGTTAGTGATCTTCGTTGCCGGAACGTTCTCACGCCATTCGCGGGTCAACACGAACTCATCTCGGGTGAGGATCTCGCCGGCTAGGGGTTCGCTGCAGAATCGCCCGAATGACCTGACGCTGCCGGCTGGCCTGCAGTAGAGGCTGCCGTCGTAGACGTAGCTCAAGCGTGCCGTTACTTGTTGGCCTCCTTGAATTATGCGACCAAAGAGATCCTTCCGATCCCACAAGAACGAGTAAGTCTGGTTGGGAGATGGCCCAAAACTCTCGGTCACTGACTGGCCCGCGATAACGATCTCGAGGTTTGCCCTCTTGAGGCTTGCCGGTGGATTCGCTCCGGTGATGGGGAAGTCCAAACCTGATCTGCGCCCGGGGACCCTGTCGCTGCGATACCCGAGGGAGAACGGAGTGCCGGTGACTTCGACCGACTCGCCGAGGACCTGGCTCTCACACTCGATGATCGAGCCTTTGATCGTGCAATTGTCGTCCTCTGGGGAGCTACCCAACGGTTCGCCACCTGGGCCAACAGCATCTCGCGGCGGCTGCGACGGCCAGTTGTAGTCATAAGGAGTGAAGTGGGTGACGGGCACCCTCCATAGGCTCTTGCCCTGTGGGTAAAGGTCGGCAAGCTCTTGAAGCTCCTCTGCGGTCATGCCCAATTCCTGCAGCGCTGTGGACGTATCAGCTTGGCCGTCACCATCGGCATCCACATCTGCCGACCCGTTGGAGATCCCAACGATCTTTATGACACGCCCGTCTTCAGAGGCAATCCATCTTTGCTCCGCAAAATCGTAGTAGCCGGACGGGACGGTGACCCCGATCGGCATGCTTAGGAAGTTGTCAACGTAGGTCGCGACGGGTTTGTCGAATCGGACCTCTGTAGCGCCGGCACCGACCGCCTGGTCCACGCTGAACTCGACGGCATATGTATACGCGCTCGAAGCAGGAAGCTGCGCGGGCATAGCCTCAGGCCCAGTGGCACCGACTGTGTATTCCGTGGCTCGTACATCAAGAACAGGTAAGGGAGCAACGGTTCCATCGGGCAGCGCCATGCTGGCACTGACACCGGTTGGGAAGATCATGGTGGCCTGTCGCTCCCCGTCTCCATCACTAACAACGCTTCCGCTCGCGACCTGAGGCTGTGTCGCTCCCGAGACGAGATCGATCGTTGTGACCTTCGTGTCGTAGGCGGTCATGGTGACATCCGGCAACGCGGTGTAGTCGCGTATCGGAACGTTCACCCGCCTCTCTACCGGAAGGTAGCCGTCCAGTTCGAACCGAACGGTCTGGATGTCTCCCCCGTTGATCGCCATCGCATAAGAGCCGTCCGGCTGCACTTGGGTCTCGCCCCAGGCCGCTCCATCTCTCACCCGCACGGTGACGTTTTCCAGGGGCTGACCGTTTGACCCGTTCACCTCGCCGCTGAGAACCGCCACCTTTGCAGGATCGATCGCACCATCCTCGACGCCGGTTTGCACAGGAGTGTTTCCGGTGTAGAGAAACTCCGTCGCTGATGCGATATCGGTTGCAACGGTAGGGTCGAGAACAGGAAGAACGTCGACGCTCAAAACCGGGCTCCGGACCTCGAGCGGGGTCCCGGCATAGGCGACGGCCTGGACCGTCTGGACGCCTTCGTTATTGAAGGTTAGACGAGTCGAGAACTTACCTTCGACGTCCGTCTGAGTAGATTCAGCTGGCGCCCCGGCGACGAACAGTTCGATTTCCTGGGTCGGAACTCCAGTTCCCGAGAGTTTAAGGTCGCCCGAATACCGGATCGGGATTAGCAGACCGACGGCGGTGGGCCCAACGAGGCTCAACTGGGGCAGCGGGGGGTCGATCGTTTGTGCAGATGCAGGCGGCCCTGCCATGAAGCTCATCGTCGCGAGCGTGATTACCAAACCGGTCGAGAGCCGTGCCCGAAGCACCCATGCCCAGCTTGATCCCGCGTGCAGAGCCGCCATCCTCTTCCCCCGATCGAATCACCGCCGAAGACAACGGCCGACCCTCCACCGCTTCATGACGAACATAGGTATGTCTCGGTGCGAGCGGAATACCCCGAACGGGTAGTCGCTTGCCTCATTTGGTTCCTCTCCTAGAGGCCCCGACTGCCTTGCCTGCGTCAGCATGCCGTGGCCCGTGCTCAGCGGTCCACCCTTACCGAACCAGAGTTGCCCGGAGGCGCAAAGCGACACCAGCAGTCGACCCTCCCGCCTGGGCTCCTCAGCCACGAGCTCCGTCTTCACCCATCACCGCCTCCAGTCGCCGATCGCTGCTCCCTAGCAGCGCCGGTCCCGAGCGCAAGGGCGCTCCGTTCCTCCCTACGGTCCGGTACTCGCGTCTCTGCGAGATGACCCGAGGGTCACCCTTGTCACTCGGTCCCTATGGCCCTGCTTCCGGCCGCTCAACGGCGACTGGAAGGAGGCGGCGATGGCCAAGACGAACAAGGATCATGCGCAGCGGACCCAGGGCGTGCTCACGCCATCGCTCGACATCTCGTCACGGCTGCTCACTACCGAGGAGGTCGCCCGCATCCTCGTCGTCCCGGTCAGCACGCTCTACGGGTGGCGCTATAAGGGCACTGGGCCAAAGGGCTTCCGGGTAGGGAAGCACGTTCGCTACCGGATGGTGGACGTAGCCGAATGGCTGCAGCGGATGAACTCGTGACGGCGACGTCTCTCCTCGAAGAAGCTCGAATGTGGCTGCGGTCGCNNNNNNNNNNGGCTGCGGGCGCGCGCACCACGTGCGCGCGAGGAAAAGTCCGCAAAAAGTCCGCGAGGCAACGGAAACCAACCACAAACAACAAGCAATAACTATCAGCGAAACCCCAGGTCAGCGCCCGTTTATGAGCGAAGCCGCAGGTCACGGAATCGGCATGGGGAAGACTCTTAATCCGTAGGTTCAGGGTTCGATTCCCTGGCGACCCACCCCCTCATCTACGTGCTGGCTTACGGCGGACTCCGATGGGGTGAGGCCGTGGCCCTCCGCCGATCGAGCTGCAACCTCCTGCAACCGCATCGAGGTCAAAGAGGCAGTGTCAGAGGTAAGCGGTGGGCTGCACTACGGGCCTCTGAAGACGCACCAGGAACGCACCGTCGTGATCCCCGAGCCCGTCAAGGAGATCCTCGCAGAACACATGGCGAAGTACGTGCCGCGCAAGTTGGACTCCCTGGTGTTCACGACAGAAGAGGGGACGCACATCTGGATAAGCAGCTTCCGCAAGAACGTGTGGTGGCCGGCTCTTGACGTGGCTGGGGTGGATCGAGTGACGACGATCAAGGACTTGCGTCATACCTGCGCCAGCCTTATGCATGCCGCGGGGCGCTCTCTAAGGAGATCAAAGAACAATTGGGCCACTCGACCATCGCGATGACATTCGACACATACACGCATCTTTTTGACGAAGGCCGAGACGAAGCCGCCGAAGCCATGGGAGCCCAGTTCGCTCGCTCGCTCCCTGTCAAAGGCCCGCCTAGCGAATCCTCGGGTCGCCAAGGGTCGTGAGTAGGACGCCTCGGATAGCCGAGACCCTCGGAGGGGTGGCGTGACCGACGCGGCGAGGGAGTTGGCTCCCGAGGAAACAGTGCAGATACGTGAAGCGCTCCGTATCCCTCGCGGTCGGTATTCCGCCCAACGTGCCTCTCATATAGCTGGAATCCCGGAGCGAACGATCTATCACTGGGCCAGTGAAAGGCTAGTCGTGCCTGACTTCAACGAGAGCTTCCCCAAAGCCTGGTCGTACCGCGACCTAGTCATGCTCCGACTTCGTCTTCTTCAGAGCTAGACAGAAGCCGGTGAGAGAAGCTGCCAAACACGTCAGAGCAGTAAGAAAAATGCTTGAACGGACCGATGCCACTCTGAGGACTGTCCGGAGTACGCGCTACTCGATTTACCTCGACGACGCGGTGGAGGATCTTGAATCGCCGCAAATGGCCTTTGCTGCTGTCGTTCCTCTGCTCTCAGAATTCGACCTCATGGCACCTTTGGATCAGACCGGGCTGAAACATGTTTGGGGACCAGACTTGGTTCGACCTACCACCCAGACAGCCATCTCTCCTTGGGTGCTAGCAGGTGAGCCTTGTATCCGGAGTACGAGGCTTCCCACATCGACGCTCTTTTCCCTAAGCCACGAACGTGGCCTACTCCCCACCGATATAGGTAAGCTCTACGAAGGTGTTTCTGAGTCCGCGATCGTCGAAGCAATCGACCTAGAGAAAAAGATGCGGAGTCACGAACCGGTCGCTGCATAGTGGCTGAAATGATTCCTCGCTTCCTCCTAGACCAGGGATTTCCGAAGCCACCCTTCGACGTCACTCAGTGGGACAAGAAGCCTTCGTCCACTTGAGCGATCACGACCGCACTCTCTCCAACACGTCGACCTTTGTCAGCATCGGATTCGAAGAGATCTGACGCAAGATCTCACCCATGTGACGGGTGACCCAGCTGTAAACAGGTCGTTCCATTTTCTGTGATCGCCCCCGTCTGGGCACGTAGAGGTCCAGGGAAGCGCGTAGAAGGACACCCAGTAGCGACTCGCATGCGCACCTCACCGAATCCCGCTCCTTCTCTCTCGGTAGAGGTAGACAGAACGTAGCCACCGAACCGTCCGGCGATCGAGAGGAATCACGCACCGCTCCTGCAGCTCCCCGCGCTCGCTACACCCGCGGTTTTGGTCACGTCGAGACCCCCTCGGGCCGCGAGGCTCACATCTGCGGTCGCCCGGTCTTAGACGTGGTCGTGACCGCGGCTACCTCGTTCGAGGGAGCCCTATGCAGGCGCGCTGAATCGACCCCGCGCCGCCGGTTCAGAAGCTTGCTCCTGCTCGGCCACGGACTCGCCGGTGGAGCTCAGCCCGCCGAATCGCTTTCGTCATGCTGCAGGCACCCATCACGCCCGCGATCACGATGAAGACAAGTGCTGCTGCTCCCAACGGTCCGACCTCGGTCATCTCTTCTCCCCCATTCTTCGCCGTCTGTGCCCTCGAGGGACAACGGGGACCGGGGTCCATCTCGACCATGAGACTCATGAACCGGCGACCCATCGGGTAGCGTGCTGGTCGCGACCATGGACCGGATCTCGACGTCGGGCCGACGGAGAACTCGGATATCCCCGGCCGGGGGTGCGGCTTGTCTCGCGGTCTTTGCACTTCTGGCGTTCCCGACGCATGCCCTCGCTCAGCAGGAACCCCTGATCAGCCTGTTGAGGACGACGACCTACGAGCTGCGCGAGAAGGGCCGCTACTCGTACGTGAGGATTCCGGTCGTCGTTAGGAAGGGGGTCGCGGCTGACGATCTCGACATCGGAGTCGTCGAAACGCTGGTCGGCAGCTATTCGGACGCTTCCCTGCCAGACGACATCGAGGCCGAGATCATCTCTGGGAGCCACCAAAGCGTCACGTCCATACGTCTGCGTTTCGAGTCGGCACAGGGCCTTCCGGACGGGAACTACACGGTCTCGGTAGTCGTGATCGGGCCCGACGACGAACAGCAGAGACTGGATGTCGGCGTCGAGCATCCCGCAGCTCAGTTGCGAACGTTGCCGACGGTGGTCGTCGACCGGACGCTCTGCTTGTGGATCCTGTGTGACGCGATCGATGTCGGGTCGAGTCCGGAAGAACACGCAACCGTGACGATCGTCGAAACGAGTGGACGTTCCCGCGTTACCAACCTGTCGATCGACCAGATCGATCAGGCGCTGTCAGGTTCGAACCGGGTATCCGGGAATCTGCTCTTCGAGGCTAGCTTCGCGGTCCCCCCCGGGGGGTCCGTCGACGCTCCGTTCGAGCTTCGCGACGAGTTCCCCATTGGAACGACTACGGGCTCCTTAACCCTCGACGCTCCACAACTAGCGTCACCCGTCGAGGCGACTTACGAGGTCCGCACCAGACTGGGAGACCTGGTCATAATCCCGCTCGCCGCGGCCGGGATCTTCCTTGGCTGGGTGACAAGGTGGGGTCTGAAACGCTACGTGGAACGAGGTGAGGCCCTCGAGGAAGCGCAGAGGGTGATCACCATGATCGAGCGTGAACGGTCCAAGAGCTCGGACGAGAGCTTCCACACGGCTCTGGACCGGCTCACCGAGCGGGTAACAACCGCCAAGACCGACTCGAAGAAGGATCCCGCGACGCTGCGAACGCAGGTCGCCGAGGTCGTGACCGACCTGCGGAAGGAGGTTGCAGGTCTCTGGGACCGGCGGGCCACCGCGCTCGGTGACCTCGAAGTCTTCCAGAGGGGGTTCAGTCTGACGAGGACCGGGCCGGCTGCGATCCGCGCGATCGTTGAGCAAGGGACCAAGGACTCCGTCGCCATCGAAGGCAAGATCGCGGCGTTCGACGTGAAGGGAGCGACGGACGCCCTCGCCGACCTGAAGCAAAGATTGACGGTCGAGCTCCAGGCCGCAGCGCTCTCTTGGGGAAACGATCTCAGGCCTCTCCTCGACACCATGCAGCAGCCGGAGGGACCGCTACCGAAGAAGGTGTCCGACGAGCTGACGGACGCCGCGACCGCGATCTCTGCGGCGATTCAGAACATCGAAGCGCTGGATGCAGCCGAACCACCGGATGCCGTCCTGAAAGAGGTGAATCGGATCCACATCCAGCTGAGCGCGACGATGAACTCCTACGTCCCCCAGGTCGCCGAGCTGCTCGACACGCTGCGCGAGAGACTCTGCGCGCTCGACAACCCGAACGAGACGCCCCTGGCTACGTTGCAGGAGCGCCTAGCCGAGCTAGAAACCGAGCGGATTGCCTTCGCAAAGACTTTGGACCGCTCCTCGGCCGGGGTCGCAAGGGCGTTGGACGCGGCACTCACGGCGAGCGGCGCGGCGGTCCTCGAGCAGCGCGCCGATCTGCCCGGCGACCTGCGAACGAAGCTGGAAGGATCGATCGCCGCCGGCGACTACCTGGCGGCGGCCGAGCTCCTGAAACGGTTACCGGCGAGTCAGGTAGGTGAGACCGCGACTGCAAGCTTTCTCACCTTCGAGGGGGACCTAGGCGATTACATGACGTCACTTCCTTACGGGACCTCTGCCGGTCGTACGAGTCAGACCGCGGCCGCGCTGGCCGACCACCAAGCGCTTTCGGTGATCCCCGTAGCATCCGGAGTTGGTCGCATGTCCCTCCAGTCGGGTCCGATGCACGAGAGCCTCGCGGCGATCTCGCCCCGGCGCGCGCTATTCCTCGCCAGGAGCATCTTCAGCTTCCTCTTGCTCATCCCCCTCATCATCGTGGCGTTCGTGCTGTTCGAAGACACGTTCGTGGGGACGTGGAACGACATCGCTGCCGTCTTCTTCTGGGCCTACGGCATCGACCTCACCGTCGACGCACTAGCGACGGCAACCGGGAAGCTTCCGCAACCTTCGTGAGCAGCTCAGATCTTGTCCTGATGCTGTGGGCTTTTGTGGACCAGAGGAGATTCGAACTCCTGACCTCACCCGGCTCGATCGTGTCGACCAGCGATGAGCAAAGTTGGGTCAATGACCTGACAAAGCTCGTTCTCGAGGTCGAAACGATCTAGCTCCCGTTCCGACATGACACGATGCACGTCAGGCATATGGATCATTGCAGCCATCTCCCGACGCCGAGCGTGCGAACAAATGCGGCTCGTCCCCGTATCGCCGCAGCCAAAGTAGGTCTCCCAAGCGTGAACGAACGAGAGGCTCTTCAATTCTTTCGTGGGCCTCTGCCCAGATCCTGAGGTGTTCGTCGGGGGCAGCGTTGACGATCGCGGGGTACGTTCGCTCGTCGCCCTCCATCAACGGAGCTAAGGGACCGTGTTGATCCCTTCGGTCCCCAGCTTGAACAACAAGGTTGTAGTCGAACGCATGTTCCAGGGCTTCAAACTGCTCGTCGTTGTCCGTATTGAATCGTCGAACTTCAACGGCGGCCTCGTTCCACTCTGAGCAATCCTTGACAAGCTCAACAACGACGCTCGCAAGTGCATCGTCAATTTCCTTCACGGGCTCCTCGCTTTAGCGGAACAAGAGGTTCGCCCACCTCCGTGACTACTGGAACGGTATGAGCACCGCTGCGGTTACAGGCCTGAAATAACCCCACGAAAAACCCGCGCGACAACGGAAAATGATGCTTAACAGCGACAAGTGCCGCTCAGCCAAAAGCCGAGGTCAAATGCGAGATCGGACCAAAACCGCAGGTCAGGAGCTCCCGACGGAACACTCTCTTAATCCGTAGGTTCAGGGTTCGATTCCCTGGCGATCCTCGCCGCTCTGTCCTGGTCCGGCATGAGTCGCCCCGATGCCCAGGGTCGCGAGCATCGCGGGGGTGTCGATGTGCGCTTCGAACCGAACGACCTTGTTGTCGCGGATCGTCAGGATGTGAACTTCGTCGATGTCGAATGCACGGCCGGTCGCCTTTACCGTGCCGGCCGTGCGTCCGACCTGGACGACCTTCTCCCCTGCCGGGAAGACGACCTCGAGCGTGACCTTCGAGCTGATGTGGCTTATGAGCTTCCCGAAAAACTCGCCAACCCCATCGTGACCGTGAAACTCGCCACCCCACGGCAGTTCCGGCGTCTGCCTTACCTCGACGTTGGCATCGAAAATCTCAAAGATCGTGGCGAGATCGGCGGCGGCCATCGCCTCGTAAAGCCGGCGGACCAGTGAGACATTTGGATGCTCCATCGATCAAAAGTAGCCGCAACAGGCCGCTAACCAGAACGCCATTAAGAAAACGCTTCCTGACCTGCTGAGATAGCTGACCTACGGACTTTCAGACCGTTTCGGACGCCTAGGGAGGCCGCAGTCGGCTCGATCTCGCGATCGCGGCGGCGGTCGCCACCGCTGTACAACGAACTGGTGGCGAGGTATTTTCACCTTTGGCGTGTCCCACGCCCAACCTCGGCTCCGGCGCTCACGCCGCCGGCATCAGCGAGGCAAAGGGGGCCTCAGCCCTCGGGATGCTCGGCAGCACCCCTTC is a genomic window containing:
- a CDS encoding nuclear transport factor 2 family protein, encoding MAAADLATIFEIFDANVEVRQTPELPWGGEFHGHDGVGEFFGKLISHISSKVTLEVVFPAGEKVVQVGRTAGTVKATGRAFDIDEVHILTIRDNKVVRFEAHIDTPAMLATLGIGATHAGPGQSGEDRQGIEP
- a CDS encoding helix-turn-helix domain-containing protein, with translation MSSRLLTTEEVARILVVPVSTLYGWRYKGTGPKGFRVGKHVRYRMVDVAEWLQRMNS
- a CDS encoding DUF433 domain-containing protein, producing MREAAKHVRAVRKMLERTDATLRTVRSTRYSIYLDDAVEDLESPQMAFAAVVPLLSEFDLMAPLDQTGLKHVWGPDLVRPTTQTAISPWVLAGEPCIRSTRLPTSTLFSLSHERGLLPTDIGKLYEGVSESAIVEAIDLEKKMRSHEPVAA